One window from the genome of Nicotiana tomentosiformis chromosome 5, ASM39032v3, whole genome shotgun sequence encodes:
- the LOC104120612 gene encoding uncharacterized protein — MDYEQLMLRETLRGQSIEHNKKKYTTVSSTASSVASHEDLRSRIESFHMLEKGNISKSDSAEKKLSWLRSQIIGEDADFETPFGKRRLTYADHTASGRCLHYIENYITNSVLPFYGNSHTSDSYVGYQTTKIVHEAAAYVKKCLGGGEEDAIIFCGSGSTAAIKRLQEVMGITVPSILREKVLTKCFRNESKERWVIFVGPYEHHSNILSWRQSLAEVVEIGLDENGLVDMEALRVQLEFYKSTNRPLLGSFSACSNVTGTYSDTRAIARLLHKNGAFACFDFAASAPYAKIEMRSGEIDGYDAVFLSPHKFLGGPGTPGVLVMNKALYRLRTSPPSTCGGGTVDFVNPFNEKDTLYVENIEEREDAGTPPIIQKVRTALSFWVKEFISHKVIERMEHGYIELALERLLPNPNIWVLGNVTAKRQAVLSFLIYTTTYSTSGDINGEDNELYLWRETGNKKDKPLHGPFVAKLLNDLFGIQARGGCACAGPYGHILLKVDEPHSLAFKEAIQMGYSGVKPGWTRVSFPYYMSKEEFEFILAALEFISVYGQRFLPLYHFNWRSGAWTFKKKAFKEALIGRDHNCNFCGSQMIHGLNLGCHDTKENNHRGGSSSKEGLIYNYVKYLETAKRIASLLPKFPHQRSMPEEIDPNLVPFRV; from the exons ATGGATTACGAGCAACTCATGTTGAGAGAAACTCTAAGAGGGCAAAGCATAGAGCACAATAAGAAGAAGTATACTACTGTTTCTAGTACTGCTTCTTCTGTTGCTTCACATGAAGATTTGAGGAGCAGAATTGAGTCATTTCATATGCTAGAAAAGGGTAACATATCAAAGAGTGACTCTGCTGAAAAGAAACTTTCTTGGCTACGTTCTCAGATTATCGGTGAAGATGCCGATTTTGAGACTCCTTTTGGGAAACGTAGACTTACTTATGCTGATCACACTGCCTCTGGAAGATGCCTTCACTATATTGAAAATTATATCACTAATAGCGTCCTTCCTTTCTATG GCAACAGTCATACCAGTGACAGTTACGTGGGATACCAAACAACAAAAATAGTGCATGAAGCAGCAGCCTACGTGAAGAAATGCTTAGGGGGAGGAGAAGAAGATGCTATTATATTCTGTGGTTCTGGTTCTACTGCAGCCATTAAAAGGCTCCAAGAAGTTATGGGAATTACAGTCccttcaattctaagagaaaaaGTCCTCACAAAATGCTTCCGTAACGAAAGTAAAGAAAGATGGGTAATATTTGTTGGACCTTATGAGCATCACTCTAACATCCTTTCGTGGAGACAAAGTTTAGCAGAAGTTGTGGAGATTGGTTTGGACGAAAATGGACTTGTGGATATGGAAGCTTTGAGGGTTCAGCTTGAGTTCTACAAATCTACGAATAGACCATTGTTAGGTTCATTCTCAGCTTGTAGTAATGTCACTGGAACTTACTCTGATACAAGAGCCATCGCTCGTCTTCTTCACAAAAATGGAGCCTTTGCTTGCTTTGATTTCGCAGCAAG TGCTCCATACGCAAAAATAGAGATGAGATCAGGAGAAATAGATGGGTACGATGCTGTTTTTCTTAGCCCTCATAAGTTTCTTGGAGGGCCAGGGACACCAGGAGTCCTTGTAATGAATAAAGCACTCTATCGATTGAGAACTTCACCTCCATCTACTTGTGGTGGTGGTACTGTTGATTTTGTCAACCCCTTTAATGAGAAG GACACACTCTACGTGGAGAACATCGAAGAAAGGGAGGATGCAGGAACACCACCAATCATACAGAAAGTGAGAACAGCTCTATCATTTTGGGTAAAAGAGTTCATAAGTCACAAAGTAATTGAAAGAATGGAGCACGGCTACATTGAGCTTGCACTAGAAAGGCTTCTTCCAAATCCTAACATATGGGTTTTGGGAAATGTAACAGCCAAGAGACAAGCTGTGCTTTCTTTTCTCATTTATACCACCACTTACTCCACATCAGGTGACATCAATGGCGAAGACAACGAGCTTTACCTATGGAGAGAGACAGGGAACAAGAAAGATAAGCCACTTCATGGCCCTTTTGTCGCTAAGCTACTTAACGACCTATTTGGTATTCAAGCTAGAGGAGGGTGTGCTTGTGCAGGACCCTACGGACATATCTTGCTCAAGGTTGACGAACCTCACTCTCTTGCCTTCAAAGAAGCAATTCAAATG GGCTATAGTGGAGTGAAGCCTGGCTGGACAAGGGTCAGTTTTCCCTACTACATGTCGAAGGAAGAATTTGAGTTCATTCTAGCAGCACTAGAATTCATATCTGTTTATGGACAAAGGTTCCTCCCTTTGTACCATTTCAATTGGAGGAGTGGTGCTTGGACTTTCAAGAAAAAGGCTTTCAAGGAAGCTCTCATAGGGAGAGACCACAATTGCAACTTTTGTGGCTCACAAATGATACACGGGTTGAACCTAGGTTGCCATGATACTAAAGAAAACAACCACAGAGGAGGAAGCTCTAGCAAAGAAGGTCTTATTTACAATTATGTAAAGTACCTTGAGACAGCTAAGCGTATTGCCAGTCTCCTTCCCAAGTTCCCACATCAACGGTCGATGCCTGAAGAAATCGACCCTAACCTTGTACCCTTTAGAGTCTGA